In the Deltaproteobacteria bacterium genome, AGAGCGTGCTGTTCAGCATTCCATTGGTGCAACTCAGCGGCTTCGCCTTCCCGACACGCAACATGCCGTGGCTGGTGCAATGGGTCGCCGAGATCTTTCCCGCCACGCACTACATTCGCGTGAGTCGCGCGATCTATATCCGCGGCGAGGGGCCGCTGACACTGCTGCCGGAGTTGGGACTGCTGCTCCTCTTTGGCGCGCTCTTGATGGCGTATGCGTTGCGGACCATTGAGGCTCGTTCATGATTCGGGAGGCCCGTTCATGATCCGCACGACGCACAGTTTTTGGCGCAACGTCGCCGCCGTCGCGTACAAAGAAGCCACCATCGTGCGCCACGACAAGGCATTGCTGGCCACCGTCTTCGCACAGCCTGTCATGATGCTGCTGCTGTTCGGCATCGCCATCTCGAACAAGCCGGCGAATGTGCCGTGGGCGGTCTTGGATCAGAGCCGCACCGCGGTCTCACGCCGACTGATCGAAGCGGTGCAACACACGGGTTACTTTCTGCCGCGGCGGATGGTGGAGAGTTACGACGAGGGCGAAGCCATGCTGCGGCAAGGCATCGTGCTGGCCTTCCTGGTGGTTCCGGCCGACTTGCGGCGGGTAGCGGAACGCGGGGCTCCGCGCGTGCAACTGCTGCTCGATGGCAGCGATCCCCTGACCGCTGCGCGGGTGGGAGGCTACATCGGACAAGTGGCGGCCGCGTTCGAACTGCAGACGGCGTCCATCGGGGCGCACGTACCCGACGCTCGGGTACGCTCCGCAGGCCTCATCGACGTCCGCCAGCGATTCTGGTTCAACGCCACGCTGCGCGATCGGGAGTTTTACCTTGCCGCACTCGCCGGGATGCTGCTGACCAACCTCTGCCTATCTGCGACCAGTCTCGGGTTGGTGGGCGAACGCGAGAGCGGCACATACGAGCAGATGCTCGCGCTTCCCACTACGCCAACCGAGATAGTGCTCGGCAAGCTCGTGCCGTACGTTGGGCTAAGCTATGGCGTCCTGCTCTTCGCCACGCTCGCAGCCGGGCTATGCTTCGGCATTTGGCCGCGCGGCAGCTGGTTCTCGCTCCTGCTGGTCACCCTGCCCTTCGTATTGGCGTCGCTGGCCATCGGGGTCTTTGTCTCGACGCTCGCACACACTTCGGCGCAAGCCGTGTTCATCACGGTGTTCTTCATCCTGCCGTCGTTCGTCCTGTCGGGTTCGATGTTGCCGTATCAATTGATGCCAGCAGGCATCCGCCACATCGGTGCGTTGTTGCCGTTGCGCTGGTATCAAATCGCGCTGCGCCGCATTGCCGCGCGCGGCGCCGGACTCGCGGATGTCGCGCTCCCGGTGCTGGCGCTGATCACGTTGTTTGCGGTGATCCTCGGCGGAATTCGCTGGCGAATGAAGCCGCGGCTCGGCTAGCGTCGAGCGCGGATCAACGTGCCGCCGCCCACGAGCGTCAATATCAGCAGCAGCGCGATGAGCATCGCCGGCGAGAAGAGCGGCGACGGCACCGGCGAGAACGTCTCCAGCCGATCGAGCAACAAATCAGCGGCGTGCTGCGGAATGAATTCGACGAGGATGCTCCGAATGCGCCGCGGATTCACTCCAGCGAAATTCTTGAACAGAAACTGCGACGGGGTTGGCGTAAAGGCTTCGAAGTCCCCCGCATTGATCGTCTTCGCGAACACCGCGCTATGGCCGGCGGTGTCTTCGAGGGTGACGCGAAAGTCGAATGGAGGGGCGGCCAGGTCGGCTTCGAAGATGACGCTGATGCCGAGCGCATTGCTGAGATCGACGCTGAGCCCGGCGCCGTTGTTGTCATAGAGCAAGCCAAACGATCCGATCGCGGCATCGGACTGCGCAACCTGGAAAAATCCCGCCGGCAGTGGCGCGACCCCGGCGGTAAATCGGGCTGAAGTGGCATCGCAGATTCCCGGCGTCGTCAAACTGACCG is a window encoding:
- a CDS encoding ABC transporter permease, whose product is MIRTTHSFWRNVAAVAYKEATIVRHDKALLATVFAQPVMMLLLFGIAISNKPANVPWAVLDQSRTAVSRRLIEAVQHTGYFLPRRMVESYDEGEAMLRQGIVLAFLVVPADLRRVAERGAPRVQLLLDGSDPLTAARVGGYIGQVAAAFELQTASIGAHVPDARVRSAGLIDVRQRFWFNATLRDREFYLAALAGMLLTNLCLSATSLGLVGERESGTYEQMLALPTTPTEIVLGKLVPYVGLSYGVLLFATLAAGLCFGIWPRGSWFSLLLVTLPFVLASLAIGVFVSTLAHTSAQAVFITVFFILPSFVLSGSMLPYQLMPAGIRHIGALLPLRWYQIALRRIAARGAGLADVALPVLALITLFAVILGGIRWRMKPRLG